The Fusobacterium necrophorum subsp. necrophorum genome includes the window CTATCTGTATCACAGATAATATAAGGGTCTGCATTTCCATGTCCAATAGGAATTTTCCATTTTTCTTCTCCTTCTTCTCCAATACAGTATATATTTCCACTCATAGAAGTAAAATAAAAATTTCCATTTTCATAAATTCCAAGACTTCCGATAACATGCTCCTCTTGAAAAAGTACTCTTGCCTGTGCTGTTTCTCTGTTATATTGTAGAAGAAGTGATTCATAAAATCCTTTTTTATCATAACATAAGGTAAAATACAAGAAATTGTCTTTTGTCAAAATGTTTTTGGAAAGCAAGCAGCTTCTTAATCCCTTTTAATAATGATATGTCCATAATTTTTTCATAAAAGCTCCCAACAGAGTATGATATTTATTAACCAAAATTAAAATATTTTATTTTTAGGTCAATAAGCAATTCTCTTATTTAATCCAACGAAATTTGTTCATCTAATTCTATGACAGCAAGAATAGGCTGCTTTCGTAAGTTATTTTCATTTAACACCTCATTTTCATTAAAAAAAGAGGTATCTATTTCCAAATCTCCAACTACATGTATAGGATTTTTTCGTTCACGAATCAAGCAAGTTGCAAAGTTCCCCTCTTTTATTTCAACAATGCTTCCATAGTCCAGATAATAAGGAGAGTTGTCAAAAATTTCTGGAGTTGTTCTTTCTAAAATAATATTTAATCCATAAAAAGAAACCTTTATCTTTCCTTTTTTTTCTTCAAAAAATACTAATCTTTGCATAGCAATATCTAGAGATAGAACTTTTCCTTTTTTCTCTTTTTTTTCTATTATTGAATTGTGAAAATAAATCTTTCTCTCTGGAAGAATCACTTTATATGTATCATAAAGAGTAGCTTTTCCGGTAAGGATATCAATTTTTACTTTTCCTCTGTTGATAAGCATTTCTTTATTACGATAATACAAAATAGCATGATCTTCCCAGAAACGAATGCTTGCTTTTTCTTCCGCTTTTCCCCAAAATCTGTAAGCAAAAAAGGTAGGAAGTAGCATCGCTATCGGAATCGAACCAAATATTATATAAAGAGCAACATCCTTCCTGCCTCGAAGAAAATCAGGAATAAACTCCGGACCTTTTGTAATACCTGAAATATTTAATAAATAAGCATCCAATACCAAGCCGACGACTATTCCAAAAATAACCATAAAATATAACAAATAATGAGAGTGTTTATTATAACGAAAGTAAATAGTATTCATAACAATTTTTTCCTCCATTGCACTTTTTCTAAAAATTTACTTATTTTCTACTGCTATTTCATCATTTTTTTTAATTGAAATCCAATACCTTTGCATACATTTCCCTTTCTCCTCAATTTCATTTTCTAACATGCCACCATTATTAGTAATTGTTTTGGCAGAAGCAATATTATTTTTATCGCAAACTAAAAGAACTTTATCTATTCCTAAATTTTTACATTCGTTTAATGCAAGGTTTAGCATTGCACTTCCATAACCTTTCTTCCTTAGAGATGGTCTTATACCATAACCAATATGTCCTCCCACATTTAACAAATGTTCATTCAGATAATGTCTAATACTCACGGATCCGACTATTATATTGCTCTCTTCATCTAAACAAAAGTAAGTTGAATCCGGTACTAATTCTTGAGTAGGAGTTTTACACTCAAGATTTTCTATATAGTAGTCAAAATCATCTACCGAGTTTTTGAAAATGGCATAAGGAGATTTATTTGTATCATGAGTATCGTTATATTTTTTCCATTCTTCTAGCATTTCTATTATTAAACTCTTGTATTTATGACTTCCTTTTATCAATTTAAATTTCATAACTCCTCCTTAAAAATCATTTTAATCTGTCAATATATTCCAAAATATTTCTCTAGCCTTCCTCTTCGATTCCATATCTTCGTAGTTTTATAACAACTCTATAACTCTCTGCATGGAACTCTATATTTTTTTAGTTCTTTCATCAATGCTATGATAGCAAGATCGATGTCTTTTTCAGAACTATTAAACACAAATTTTTTATAGTAAGCACTGCTGTCAAATAGAAAAGGACGACTTTTATGTCCGTTTATTTTTATAACTCTTATAATACCTGTGTATCCTCCATATCTACCTCTCATCTTTGAAAAAGTAAGTTCCTCAACTGTATCAAGAGAATAGGTCACAGGAATTCCTGCCAAAATAGTTAGTTGGTTTTCTGAAATATGAAAAACATCATATTTATTTTCTCTTTTTACGATATTTTTGATAATCAGTAGAGAACTCATCAATACAATCACAGCGACTGCCATATAAAATAAAAAAAATATTTTCATTATCCTCCTCCTAAATCATTCATGATGCATTTTTTCTTTAAGTATCAATATTTTCATGTCTTTCAAACTATTTGTAAATATTATAACAAATTTCTATGACTTTATCCACTTTCATTCCTTAACCTTTCTTGATAAGTATTCCTCTATGGATTTTTATGAATTATGCCAGAACACTCGCGACTTCAGTCGTGAGAGGTTCAGAAAACGTATTTGTTTCTTAATTTAATTTTACAGAGAACTTTTTTTGCAACACAGAAATAAACCATTGGAATTATTAAATATTTTAAAAACAATTTTCAAAAATATATTTTTATTTGTTTATAAAATTTCAAATATGAAATTTAAAATTACAAAAAAAGTCTTCCCTTTTTACAATAAATGGGGTATAGTTAGTATTAACAAAATATGATTACAAAATGAGGAGGGAGAAATGTGAATAAAAGATTTTACATTACAGCATTGTTTATTGTTATTTCTCAGTTATTACAGGGAGAAAAATTTATCGTGTTCGGAGATAGTCTGAGTGACACAGGAAATCTGGCAAGATTTACTTATAATTCAGGCAAAATCTATAATGAACATCTGGCAAATTATCTTGGTGAGCCTTTTCCAGTCCCAAATGGAGGCTCCAGCACTCTATTTGGAGGAGCTTTTGGAATAAAACCTCCCTCTTTAAAAGGTCCTAACTATGCTCAAGGAGGAGCTACTGCGAATACAGAACTCGGAATGGGCAGAACCTTTTTCAGTGGTGGTTTTATAAAATTCCAAACAGAGAAGCAAATTCAAAACTTTTTAGCAACAAAACCTAAAAAAGAGGACCTTAATACTCTTAAAGTGGTATATTGGATTGGTGGAAACGATATGAGACTGGCATCTGAAATTCTGAATAAGCATAAGGTAACAGAGAATCCCATTATCAACAAGAGTATTCAAGATATTGGAAAACAAGTAGAAAAACTTGCTGATAACGGAGTTTCTTTTATGGTTATCCCTAATGTTCCTGATATTGCTTATACCCCGAAGTTTTTTAGACAGTTTGCAGAAAATACTACCTTAAATGGGAAAACATTATTCCGTGAAAAGAAATGGTATCGACCTTCTGGAATTTCAGAAGAAAGCTTTAATCAATTGTTGGATGAACCAAATTTATCTACAAATATAAAACATGAAGAGATTATAAAAGCTGCCATTAAAAAATTATTGGAAATGCAAAAAGGAGATAGTTCAGATGACAATGTAAAAAAATGGTTCCAAAAATATCAAGAAGAGAGAGATAAACTTTCTTCTCTTGGGAAACACTTCAATGAAGGTGTAGGTAAAGAATTAGAAAAAGTGAAAAAGAAGCATTCAAATTTAGTCATTCTTCGACCGGATATTTCTTCTATGATATTGGAAGTAGTGGCTCATCCCGAACATTATGGATTTACGAATGCCACTGGGACTGCTTCTAAAACATTTTCAGGAGCAGTAGCGAATATTTTCCATTGGGGAGCCGGAAGTGGAAGAGATAGAATTGCAGCTTTCGATCCGGAGGACGGAAAAGGAGGAGTGGGAGGCTTAGATAAAAAACATCTTTGGAATAAGGGCTACCATTATGTATTTGGAGATGAATTTCATCCTTCTCCGGAAGCACATCGAATTATTTCAGATTACATGATTAGTATGTTGGAAAGTGAAGATGGAAAAGTTCAAGATGAGAGTGTAGCAAATATTGATGCTCGTTCTTCCGACCAAGCTCCTCTTGCAAAGGTAAATTCCTCTTCTATAGTAGAAGGCTATGAAAAAATAGATAAAAAATATATTAGAGGATATGTTCCTTATGGGGCTTTGCAAGTAAAAAATGGGGGAAGATTTCATTGGAAAGGTCTTTACTTGGAAAATGACGGAATTGCCCTTTCGGTTGATGGAGCAGGAAGTTCTATGCTTGTGGAAAATTTCCATATAGAAAATACTGCTAGAATTAATGCTGTTGCTCAAATAGAAAACGGTGGGAATCTTCTTCTAAAGAATGGAAGCTTACAAACAAAGAGAGGCAGCAAAATTACTTATCCATTCGGAATACGTGTAAATGGAAAAGATTCTAAGGTTGAGCTAGTAAATTCTAGTTTAGAAATTCAAGGAACACAAGTTGCCGGAATCTCTGTTGGAAATCAAGGAAAGGCGGAAATAGTTTCTTCTCAGATTCTTGCAAAAGGAAAAAATGCAAAGGGCTTACATACTTGGAATGCAACTGTTCTTTTCAATAATTCTGAAGTTGTTTCTGAAGGAGTGGGAGCTTGGATTTTCTCCAATGATATTAAAAATAACAAAACAAATTTTGAAATGAAAGAAAATAGTAGAATTTACGGAAAAGAATACGCTATGAAAATTTCTCCAAATGTCACAGGAAACAAGGTTCTTGCTGATATTTCCTTTCAAAAGTCAAAAGTCGATGGCGGAATTTTTACAGATGCAAAAAGTGAATCTCATATCAATATGAAAGACTCTTATTGGAAGATGTCAAAGGATTCTTCTGTAACAAAATTAAACTTAGAGGACTCCATTTTACATTTTTCTCCTGAAAATACAGAAGAATTCCACGAATTGACAATTCGACAAAACTATTATGGAAAAAATGCTTTACTAAAGATGAAAGGAAAACTTTCTGATGATAACTCTCCTACCGATAAACTTATTATTCTTGGAAGAGCAGGAGGAAATACTTGGATTGATTATCGAAATCAGGGAGGAATTGGAGCTAAGACGCATTATGGAATTAAAATTATCGATTTATTTCAAAAAGAAGAAAAGAACATATTCCAATTGCTAAAGCCTGTTTATGTTGGAAATTACGAATATACTCTATTAGAAGGAGGCAATGATGCTCCTGACAAAGAAGATTATTATTTGACCTCAACCTTAGTTTCTCAAGATGGAAACTTATATATTCCATTAAAAAATAGAACATTAGCGTTGGCTATGCCACAATCTTTAAATACCTTGGCTCTTTCTCCCACTGCTTTCATGGCTTCTAGAACTTTTGCTCTAGCTCCAAGAAGAGAAGAAGCTAAAACTATTCGATTATATCGTCCTAAAACGGTGATGAGAGCCTTTTTACCTTATTTAAATGTAGAAAATAACTATCAAAATATTTTCCACATCCAAGACAGAAATAGACTTTACTTCTCGCAAGAAACTTCGACAAAAAACTGGAATGATGAAGAGATAAAGGCGAAAACAAAGTCTAATATCACAAAGTTATCTTATCCTCTTTACAAAAATTTTGGAACTTTCTTCACTTATGATGAAAATACTACACAAGTAGAAAATAAGACAAGAGAGTATTTCCAAAAAGCAACGGATATTGGAAATATCAAGCAAAGAAATATCCATGTAGGATTGTACTATCAACACCGTCTTTTCGATTTCTTACATTTAGACCATACCTTACAATATGCGTGGATTCGAAATACTTTTCATACGGAAGAGGAAAAAGAAAAAGTATATGGACATGGAATTGCTTTCTCTTCTGAAATTACAGCACCAGTTCCTTTGGGAGCAAATTTTGCTTTCATTCCTCATTATCAAATTGATTATTTCCGACAAAAAATAGAAGATTTTCATGATTATGGAATTCGAAATTATGCTGGTGGGAAAATTGCTTGGAATAAGAACCGTTTCTCTTTAGAAACAGGAATCGACTATCAATGGGATTTAAGAAGAATTTCCGGAATGACCATAGGAGAAGATTATTTTTCTCATCATGATAAGAAAAATCATTTCATCTATCAAGTATCTATGGAATATGAAGTATTTCCTAATTTGAAAGTTAATGGAAAAATGAAGAGGAGAGAAAGGGAAGAACGATTCTATGAAATAGGAGTAAGTTATAAGTTTTAAGTCGACTTTCTGAAACTCTATCTTTTCAATTATTCAAACAAAGAATAAAATCAAAAAGAGGCATTTCAAAATATTTTGAGATGCCTCCTTCTGTTTTGCTTCTTGTCAACCATTATCGATGATTTATTCTGTTCTAAATTATTTTATTCAAAGAGCATAGAAGACAAATTTTATTTCTCATGATGATGTCTTCCACAGCATCCGCCCTTGTGATGCTCGTGTCCGTGATGATGTCCGCCGCATTGATGATGTTCATGATCATGATGGTGTCCACCGCATTGGTGATGTTCATGTCCTTCCTCTCCATGCTCATGATGATGATTGCATTCCGTTTCTGCATTGTATTGTAATTCTTTTCTTAGAAAAGCTTCTACCGCCATATCGGCATTTCCACTCACTCCCGGATAGAATTCAATTCCTTGTGCTGCAAGAGCCGTCTTTGCTCCTCCACCCATGCCTCCGCAAATCAAAACATCCACTCCCTTATTTTTTAAAAATCCGGCTAGACCGGAATGCCCTTCTCCTTCCGTTCCAATTACTTCAGATGAAATAATCTTATCTCCTTCCACTTCATAAATTTTGAAGGTTTCCGTATGTCCAAAATGTTGGAATACATCTCCATCTTGATAAGTTACTGCTACTTTCATTGTCATCACTCCTTTTCTTCTTCCTCTTCTTGCCTTTTTTGGCAACAACAAGCATGTCCGTGCGGATATTGCAAACTGAAATTGCCTCCCGCAATAATCAAAGCATTTGCTTTTACTAAAGCTTCTGAAATTTTCTTTCTCGCCTCCATATAAATGGCAGTGACGGTAGTTCTGGAAACTTCCATTTGCTTCGCACAGGCTTCCTGAGTCAATCCTTCAAAGTCAATCAGGCGAATCACTTCATATTCTTCTACTGTCATGATAATAGGAGAATCACATTCTCTCATAGGAATTCCAATCGGTTTCATACCTTTAATCTCCGGAAGAGCAAATACTCTTCTACATTTCTTTGGTCTTGGCATAATCCCTCCTAAATATATCTGACATATGTCAATTATAATATTATACCTTTTCTTGACATATGTCAACTATTTTTTATTGTAATATAGGATCTATTCCTAAAAAATCTAAAAATTTTTGATATTCTTCCCGTTTCTTCTCTTCATTTTTTACCCTTCCCTCGTAAACAGCTTTGATGAGAATATTTTTAGGAGTATGTTCCATATCAATAAATTCCATAACCTGTGTTCGATAACCTTTTAATTCCAAGAAGGCGGAACGATAAGCGTCTGTTGCCAAACTGCTGAAACGTTCCAATATAATTCCATGCTTTCCCAGAAGGTTCATGGTTTCAAAGAGCGGACTTTTCTTATTTTTATTGATTTTATAAAAAAATTCATGCTGACAGCAGGGAACGGCCAATATCGCCTTCGCATTCATTTCCAAAGCTTTTAAAATAGAATAGTCTGTAGCATTATCACAGGCATGAAGAGAAAAGACCAAGTCCACCTCTTTCAATTCTTCAAAATCTTGAATATTCCCTGTTAAAAATTCTAAATTTGTATATCCCAATTCTTTTGCAATCCGATTGCAATGTTTCATCACATCTTCTTTTAAATCTAAGCCTATAATACGAAAATTAATTTTTTTAATCTCTCGTAGATAATAGTACAAGGCAAAAGTCAAATAGGATTTCCCACAACCGAAATCCAAGATACGAATCTCCTTTTCTATCCATTTCTTTTCCTGTAATTCTTTTATCGTATTCTCAATGAATTCTAAATATTTATTGATTTGTCGATATTTGGCATAGCTGTGTTTATATACTCTTCCCTCTTTGGACATCACTCCTAAATAGACCAAAAAATCGATGGCTTTTCCCTCAGGCAATAAATATTTTTTGCTTTTATTATGCTCTGTTTCTTTATGACAGCAGCTATTTTCACTCTCCTTTGAAAAATATTTCTCTCCTTTTCTGCTCAAATGATAATCCTTTCCTTCCGCATGAATGTATGCCTGTTTGAATTGTTTCACGGAGATGGAAATTTCCTCATATAAACAGGCTGCTTCCATATTGAAATGATAGGATTTATTATTTTTGAATTTTTCAAATTGCATAAAATCCTGCTCTTTGATTTTTACCGGTCGAATCAAGACCTTATCCCATTCCGCATCCGCTTCCTTATCGGAAAGTACAATTTTTATTAATTTTTTTGTTTGAATTAGACTTTCCAATAATTCCATCGCCTCTTTTGCCGTCATTTTACGCTTTCTCCTTTCACTATTCTGCTCGTAAAGCATCGATCGGATTCAAATTTGCCGCTTTTCTTGCCGGACTGACTCCAAAAACAACTCCAATAGAAATAGAAACTCCCAAAGATAATAAAATGGAAATAAGAGAATACACAGGTCGAATTCCCAATAATTTTCCTGCAGTAAAACTAATCAAAAATCCGAAACACAGTCCAATAATCCCTCCCGTTACTGTCAATATGACGGATTCTATCAAAAATTGCACTAAAATATCCCGATTGGTGGCTCCCAATGATTTTCGAATCCCAATTTCTTTTGTTCTCTCCACGACAGTGACTAACATAATATTCATAACACCAATCCCTCCTACAAATAAAGAAATTGCAGAAGCAAAGGTAATAAAAATATTCAAAGTCGATAAAATTTTGTCAAAAGATTCGGTATCACTGGCAACTGTTCGAGTTGTATATATATCTTTGACTTCATTTCTTCTCTCTAAATAATTTTTGGTTTCTTGCATTTCTTTTCCTAAATTTTCAGGATTTTTCGCTTCAATTATAATATCTGTGAATACTCCGTTTCCATTGTTAAATACATGATTATAATTTTGATAAGGGATTCTTGCAAAACGTGGAAAAAATTCTGTATTCAGAACACGAATAAAAGATTCTAAAGGATTTCGAAAAACTCCTACCACTCGATAGGAAAGATTCATTCCTCGTCTTTTTTTGGATATTTCCACTTCTTTTCCAATTGCGTTTTTTTCGCTCCCAAATAAGCCCTTGGCAGTTAAACTGTCTAAAAGTATAACATATTCTTTCGGGGAATATTCAAAACTCAAAAAATTTCTTCCTGCCATCATCTCCACAGGATCCAATACTTCAAAGTCGGGGGTACTCATATTAATCCGAATTCCCTCTTTTTCCTCTCCTATTTTGATTCCGAAATATTCCTCCACTTGAGCGGCTACCTTTTTAAAATTTCCGGCCTCTTTTAAATCTGCTATCTGACTCAAAGAAAATAGATATTTATACCGAAAACTCTCTTTGCTGTTATCCACAGTCACAGTAAATTTTCCATAACCGTTTTTTTTCAAATCTCCTGTGATTCCTTCTTGTCCCCCTCGTCCAATGGACCACATGGACATGACAGAACAAATTCCGATAATAATTCCTAACATGGTTAAGAAAGACCTCATTTTACTTGCTTTTAAAGTGGAAAAAGCACTTTTTAAAATTTCCAACAACATCATAAGGCATCTTCTCCTGTCAGTTTTCCGTCTCTAAAGTGTAAAACTCTTTTCGTGTATTTTGCTACCTCCGGTTCATGAGTGACTACAACAATCGTTTTCCCTTTTTGATGCAAACTCTGAAAAAAATTCATAATCTCTATTTCCGATTGACTATCCAAATTTCCTGTCGGTTCATCCGCCAAGATAATAGCCGGATCATTTACCAAGGCTCTTGCGATGGCAACTCTTTGTCTTTGTCCTCCCGATAATTCATTCGGTCTGTGATCCATTCTCGTTTCCAGCCCTACAATCTCCAACATCTTCTTGGCTTTCACCTCTCTTTCCTTCTTTGGAATTCCTGCATAGACTAAAGGCAATTCTACATTTTCCAAAGCTGTCAATTTCGGTAAAAGATGAAAAGATTGGAATACGAAGCCAATTTTCTGATTCCTTACCTTACAAAGATTTTTTTCCGGAATTTCTCGAATGGAAATACCATCTAAAATATATTCTCCTTCGAATTCCCGATCTAAACATCCTAAAATATTCATCATCGTAGATTTTCCACTTCCACTGCTTCCCATAATCGAAACAAATTCTCCCTTTCGGATATGAAAATTAATCCCTTTCAGAGCATGTAATTTATTTTCTCCATTGATATAATACTTATTGATCTTTTTTATTTGAATCAAGGATCCTGTCACCTTCTTTCAAAGAAACATCAGGATTGGAAATAATGATATCTCCTTCTTTTAAACCTTTTAATATCGCCGCTTCCTTTCCCGACAAAATTTCCGCCTCTACAACTATTTTACTTACTTTTTGCTCTTCTCCTACAAGAAAGACGTAGAAACTCCCATTTTCCTCCAATAAAGCTGTTTTAGGAATTAGAATTCTTTTTTCCTCCTTATCTCCTTGCAATTGAATTCTCGCTGATACTTTAAATCCCGGAACAATATAAGGAATCTCTTCCAATGGCTTTACTTCCACTTCTAAAATATTTTCCGAAGTAATAGAAGATACTTTTGCAATCTTTCCAATCCTTATGATTTCTCCGGAAAAACTTTCTTTTTCTTCAAAAATTTCCGGTGCTAAACTTAATTTTTCTCCGAGCTTCAGATAT containing:
- a CDS encoding PQQ-binding-like beta-propeller repeat protein, which translates into the protein MTKDNFLYFTLCYDKKGFYESLLLQYNRETAQARVLFQEEHVIGSLGIYENGNFYFTSMSGNIYCIGEEGEEKWKIPIGHGNADPYIICDTDRIYAANHGLYCINMEKGEIIWKNEEKRDKTACKFAINHRYIYHAGLDSSIRCINKETGKTVWEYGKNLYISSCTLIDKNI
- a CDS encoding GNAT family N-acetyltransferase — translated: MKFKLIKGSHKYKSLIIEMLEEWKKYNDTHDTNKSPYAIFKNSVDDFDYYIENLECKTPTQELVPDSTYFCLDEESNIIVGSVSIRHYLNEHLLNVGGHIGYGIRPSLRKKGYGSAMLNLALNECKNLGIDKVLLVCDKNNIASAKTITNNGGMLENEIEEKGKCMQRYWISIKKNDEIAVENK
- a CDS encoding autotransporter outer membrane beta-barrel domain-containing protein, producing MNKRFYITALFIVISQLLQGEKFIVFGDSLSDTGNLARFTYNSGKIYNEHLANYLGEPFPVPNGGSSTLFGGAFGIKPPSLKGPNYAQGGATANTELGMGRTFFSGGFIKFQTEKQIQNFLATKPKKEDLNTLKVVYWIGGNDMRLASEILNKHKVTENPIINKSIQDIGKQVEKLADNGVSFMVIPNVPDIAYTPKFFRQFAENTTLNGKTLFREKKWYRPSGISEESFNQLLDEPNLSTNIKHEEIIKAAIKKLLEMQKGDSSDDNVKKWFQKYQEERDKLSSLGKHFNEGVGKELEKVKKKHSNLVILRPDISSMILEVVAHPEHYGFTNATGTASKTFSGAVANIFHWGAGSGRDRIAAFDPEDGKGGVGGLDKKHLWNKGYHYVFGDEFHPSPEAHRIISDYMISMLESEDGKVQDESVANIDARSSDQAPLAKVNSSSIVEGYEKIDKKYIRGYVPYGALQVKNGGRFHWKGLYLENDGIALSVDGAGSSMLVENFHIENTARINAVAQIENGGNLLLKNGSLQTKRGSKITYPFGIRVNGKDSKVELVNSSLEIQGTQVAGISVGNQGKAEIVSSQILAKGKNAKGLHTWNATVLFNNSEVVSEGVGAWIFSNDIKNNKTNFEMKENSRIYGKEYAMKISPNVTGNKVLADISFQKSKVDGGIFTDAKSESHINMKDSYWKMSKDSSVTKLNLEDSILHFSPENTEEFHELTIRQNYYGKNALLKMKGKLSDDNSPTDKLIILGRAGGNTWIDYRNQGGIGAKTHYGIKIIDLFQKEEKNIFQLLKPVYVGNYEYTLLEGGNDAPDKEDYYLTSTLVSQDGNLYIPLKNRTLALAMPQSLNTLALSPTAFMASRTFALAPRREEAKTIRLYRPKTVMRAFLPYLNVENNYQNIFHIQDRNRLYFSQETSTKNWNDEEIKAKTKSNITKLSYPLYKNFGTFFTYDENTTQVENKTREYFQKATDIGNIKQRNIHVGLYYQHRLFDFLHLDHTLQYAWIRNTFHTEEEKEKVYGHGIAFSSEITAPVPLGANFAFIPHYQIDYFRQKIEDFHDYGIRNYAGGKIAWNKNRFSLETGIDYQWDLRRISGMTIGEDYFSHHDKKNHFIYQVSMEYEVFPNLKVNGKMKRREREERFYEIGVSYKF
- a CDS encoding NifB/NifX family molybdenum-iron cluster-binding protein gives rise to the protein MKVAVTYQDGDVFQHFGHTETFKIYEVEGDKIISSEVIGTEGEGHSGLAGFLKNKGVDVLICGGMGGGAKTALAAQGIEFYPGVSGNADMAVEAFLRKELQYNAETECNHHHEHGEEGHEHHQCGGHHHDHEHHQCGGHHHGHEHHKGGCCGRHHHEK
- a CDS encoding DUF134 domain-containing protein yields the protein MPRPKKCRRVFALPEIKGMKPIGIPMRECDSPIIMTVEEYEVIRLIDFEGLTQEACAKQMEVSRTTVTAIYMEARKKISEALVKANALIIAGGNFSLQYPHGHACCCQKRQEEEEEKE
- a CDS encoding SAM-dependent methyltransferase encodes the protein MTAKEAMELLESLIQTKKLIKIVLSDKEADAEWDKVLIRPVKIKEQDFMQFEKFKNNKSYHFNMEAACLYEEISISVKQFKQAYIHAEGKDYHLSRKGEKYFSKESENSCCHKETEHNKSKKYLLPEGKAIDFLVYLGVMSKEGRVYKHSYAKYRQINKYLEFIENTIKELQEKKWIEKEIRILDFGCGKSYLTFALYYYLREIKKINFRIIGLDLKEDVMKHCNRIAKELGYTNLEFLTGNIQDFEELKEVDLVFSLHACDNATDYSILKALEMNAKAILAVPCCQHEFFYKINKNKKSPLFETMNLLGKHGIILERFSSLATDAYRSAFLELKGYRTQVMEFIDMEHTPKNILIKAVYEGRVKNEEKKREEYQKFLDFLGIDPILQ
- a CDS encoding ABC transporter permease, which codes for MMLLEILKSAFSTLKASKMRSFLTMLGIIIGICSVMSMWSIGRGGQEGITGDLKKNGYGKFTVTVDNSKESFRYKYLFSLSQIADLKEAGNFKKVAAQVEEYFGIKIGEEKEGIRINMSTPDFEVLDPVEMMAGRNFLSFEYSPKEYVILLDSLTAKGLFGSEKNAIGKEVEISKKRRGMNLSYRVVGVFRNPLESFIRVLNTEFFPRFARIPYQNYNHVFNNGNGVFTDIIIEAKNPENLGKEMQETKNYLERRNEVKDIYTTRTVASDTESFDKILSTLNIFITFASAISLFVGGIGVMNIMLVTVVERTKEIGIRKSLGATNRDILVQFLIESVILTVTGGIIGLCFGFLISFTAGKLLGIRPVYSLISILLSLGVSISIGVVFGVSPARKAANLNPIDALRAE
- a CDS encoding ABC transporter ATP-binding protein → MIQIKKINKYYINGENKLHALKGINFHIRKGEFVSIMGSSGSGKSTMMNILGCLDREFEGEYILDGISIREIPEKNLCKVRNQKIGFVFQSFHLLPKLTALENVELPLVYAGIPKKEREVKAKKMLEIVGLETRMDHRPNELSGGQRQRVAIARALVNDPAIILADEPTGNLDSQSEIEIMNFFQSLHQKGKTIVVVTHEPEVAKYTKRVLHFRDGKLTGEDAL